The Watersipora subatra chromosome 1, tzWatSuba1.1, whole genome shotgun sequence genome has a window encoding:
- the LOC137410579 gene encoding carbohydrate sulfotransferase 9-like isoform X2 has protein sequence MNCRVLTTPSRTKVFFLLLMQAFLLYLFIQYSLNPELTETSVEDGSDHRPLMVDKSTIPPTAKPLAILASERRVRFIKEYCSKSKEEVIRTYPYFLDYLQTLLNWIWMVSPKHHLFYCATPKSGSTTWKSYIMEDLKINWTGLDTHDAATSYIGSLEVYNEINLTTVEFLETYRPENRFLFVRNPWARLASAYDDKIKDKKWKLKNLCIGWEIYQNVKKVTFEQFIDCILERPERLLYQPHTHPVSSLCAVCHMDYNVIFRGAG, from the exons ATGAACTGTCGAGTATTGACAACTCCATCGAGAACAAAAGTGTTCTTCCTCCTGCTGATGCAGGCCTTCCTACTTTACCTATTTATTCAGTACAGCTTAAACCCAGAATTAACAGAGACATCTGTTGAGGATGGCTCAGACCATAGGCCTCTTATGGTTGACAAATCAACAATCCCTCCCACAGCAAAACCTCTGGCAATTTTAGCCAGTGAACGACGAGTACGATTCATAAAGGAGTACTGCAGCAAGTCTAAAGAAGAAGTGATAAGGACATACCCTTATTTTCTTGATTACCTTCAAACTTTGCTCAATTGGATCTGGATGGTTTCTCCTAAGCATCATCTTTTTTATTGCGCCACTCCGAAGAGTGGCAGCACTACCTGGAAATCTTATATCATGGAGGATTTAAAGATTAATTGGACCGGACTTGACACTCATGA TGCTGCCACCAGTTATATTGGATCTTTGGAAGTCTACAACGAGATAAACCTTACTACCGTAGAATTTCTTGAGACATACCGACCTGAGAACCGCTTTCTCTTTGTGAGGAATCCGTGGGCGAGGTTAGCTTCAGCTTACGATGACAAGATTAAAGATAAGAAATGGAAGCTAAAG AACTTATGTATTGGCTGGGAAATTTACCAAAATGTAAAGAAAGTGACGTTTGAACAATTCATTGACTGTATCTTAGAGAGACCTGAAAGACTACTCTACCAGCCCCACACCCATCCTGTGAGCTCTCTGTGCGCAGTCTGCCACATGGACTACAATGTTATCT ttaGAGGAGCTGGATGA
- the LOC137410579 gene encoding carbohydrate sulfotransferase 11-like isoform X1: MNCRVLTTPSRTKVFFLLLMQAFLLYLFIQYSLNPELTETSVEDGSDHRPLMVDKSTIPPTAKPLAILASERRVRFIKEYCSKSKEEVIRTYPYFLDYLQTLLNWIWMVSPKHHLFYCATPKSGSTTWKSYIMEDLKINWTGLDTHDAATSYIGSLEVYNEINLTTVEFLETYRPENRFLFVRNPWARLASAYDDKIKDKKWKLKNLCIGWEIYQNVKKVTFEQFIDCILERPERLLYQPHTHPVSSLCAVCHMDYNVILKLEELDEAEAFLKKTLNFTITPDYKPPRKLKNNAYKENYKNISEVQLERLQHVYRYDIELFGFPKSPFD; this comes from the exons ATGAACTGTCGAGTATTGACAACTCCATCGAGAACAAAAGTGTTCTTCCTCCTGCTGATGCAGGCCTTCCTACTTTACCTATTTATTCAGTACAGCTTAAACCCAGAATTAACAGAGACATCTGTTGAGGATGGCTCAGACCATAGGCCTCTTATGGTTGACAAATCAACAATCCCTCCCACAGCAAAACCTCTGGCAATTTTAGCCAGTGAACGACGAGTACGATTCATAAAGGAGTACTGCAGCAAGTCTAAAGAAGAAGTGATAAGGACATACCCTTATTTTCTTGATTACCTTCAAACTTTGCTCAATTGGATCTGGATGGTTTCTCCTAAGCATCATCTTTTTTATTGCGCCACTCCGAAGAGTGGCAGCACTACCTGGAAATCTTATATCATGGAGGATTTAAAGATTAATTGGACCGGACTTGACACTCATGA TGCTGCCACCAGTTATATTGGATCTTTGGAAGTCTACAACGAGATAAACCTTACTACCGTAGAATTTCTTGAGACATACCGACCTGAGAACCGCTTTCTCTTTGTGAGGAATCCGTGGGCGAGGTTAGCTTCAGCTTACGATGACAAGATTAAAGATAAGAAATGGAAGCTAAAG AACTTATGTATTGGCTGGGAAATTTACCAAAATGTAAAGAAAGTGACGTTTGAACAATTCATTGACTGTATCTTAGAGAGACCTGAAAGACTACTCTACCAGCCCCACACCCATCCTGTGAGCTCTCTGTGCGCAGTCTGCCACATGGACTACAATGTTATCT taaagttaGAGGAGCTGGATGAGGCAGAGGCGTTTCTAAAGAAAACACTTAACTTCACAATAACACCAGACTATAAGCCTCCTCGGAAGCTGAAGAACAATGCTTATaaagaaaactataaaaatatatcagagGTTCAGCTTGAGAGGCTTCAGCATGTATACAGATATGACATTGAACTCTTTGGCTTCCCAAAATCACCTTTTGACTGA